One window of Marinobacterium aestuarii genomic DNA carries:
- the hemE gene encoding uroporphyrinogen decarboxylase gives MAELKNDRFLRALMREPVDVTPVWMMRQAGRYLPEYRASRAHAGDFMSLCKNRELACEVTLQPLERFDLDAAILFSDILTIPDAMGLGLYFEAGEGPRFRKVIRSEADVAALPVPDAASDLDYVMAAVREIRGALGGRVPLIGFSGSPWTLATYMVEGGSSKDFRHIKQMMYSTPEVLHALLDKLAQSVINYLNEQILAGAQAVQIFDTWGGVLSGPMYREFSLNYMQKICAGLLREHEGRRVPVILFTKNGGQWLESIADAGADALGLDWTCDIQDARRRVGDRVALQGNMDPSVLYAPAARIRAEVETILSGFGQGNGHVFNLGHGIHQFADPEKARVFVDAVHELSGRFHA, from the coding sequence ATGGCTGAATTGAAGAACGACCGTTTTTTGCGAGCGCTGATGCGCGAACCGGTAGACGTAACCCCGGTGTGGATGATGCGCCAGGCCGGGCGTTATCTACCTGAATACCGCGCCAGCCGGGCGCACGCCGGTGATTTCATGAGCTTGTGCAAGAACCGCGAGCTGGCCTGTGAAGTGACCCTGCAGCCGCTGGAACGTTTCGATCTGGATGCAGCGATTCTGTTCTCCGATATCCTCACCATTCCGGACGCCATGGGCCTGGGTCTTTACTTCGAAGCTGGCGAAGGCCCGCGGTTTCGCAAGGTGATCCGCAGCGAAGCCGATGTTGCGGCGCTGCCGGTGCCGGATGCGGCCTCTGACCTGGACTATGTTATGGCGGCGGTACGCGAGATTCGCGGCGCCCTGGGTGGCCGAGTGCCGCTGATCGGCTTTTCCGGTAGTCCCTGGACCCTGGCCACCTATATGGTTGAAGGCGGTTCGAGCAAGGATTTCCGTCATATCAAGCAGATGATGTACAGCACACCAGAAGTGCTGCATGCGCTGCTCGATAAACTGGCGCAGTCGGTGATCAATTACCTGAACGAACAGATTCTCGCCGGCGCCCAGGCCGTACAGATTTTCGATACCTGGGGCGGCGTGCTCAGCGGCCCCATGTACCGCGAGTTCTCGCTCAACTACATGCAGAAAATCTGCGCCGGCCTGTTGCGCGAGCACGAAGGTCGCCGCGTGCCGGTGATACTCTTTACCAAGAATGGTGGTCAGTGGCTGGAGTCGATTGCCGATGCCGGTGCTGATGCGCTGGGGCTGGACTGGACCTGTGATATTCAGGATGCGCGCCGCCGTGTGGGTGACCGCGTCGCCCTGCAGGGCAATATGGACCCCTCAGTGCTTTATGCACCGGCGGCCCGCATCAGGGCCGAGGTCGAGACCATTTTGTCGGGCTTTGGGCAGGGGAACGGCCATGTGTTCAACCTGGGTCATGGCATTCACCAGTTTGCGGACCCGGAAAAGGCGCGCGTATTTGTGGATGCGGTGCACGAACTCAGCGGCCGCTTCCACGCCTGA
- a CDS encoding AraC family transcriptional regulator, whose amino-acid sequence MVKAADILTLPDSAHSHDHGYHQLVLGLEGQTAFELEGLGQRVSPSMGCVVPSSIAHAFCGIGSNSILVINLATSQSVSREERERINRLFDQAAYFDMNSHLQVLANAVSREIRQYPNDPMLARACSNMLICTLGNHIATRAPARKPGLLDLDLINEYIQLNLQRKISVAHLAAVACLSSSQFHELFKRQAGMTPHQFLLIKRLTAARTLLEQGYSVSHATEQCGFANQSAFTHAFRRHFGETPARYRQQTAFQTP is encoded by the coding sequence ATGGTCAAAGCCGCCGATATTCTCACCCTGCCCGACAGCGCCCACAGCCACGATCACGGCTACCATCAACTCGTCCTCGGGCTGGAGGGCCAAACTGCATTTGAACTCGAAGGGCTTGGCCAGCGGGTCAGCCCGAGTATGGGCTGCGTGGTGCCTTCATCCATTGCCCATGCGTTCTGCGGCATTGGCAGCAACAGCATCCTGGTCATCAACCTGGCCACCAGCCAGAGTGTCTCGCGCGAAGAACGCGAGCGCATCAACCGGCTGTTCGACCAGGCGGCCTACTTCGACATGAACAGCCATCTGCAGGTACTGGCCAATGCGGTCAGCCGGGAAATCCGCCAGTATCCCAATGACCCCATGCTGGCACGGGCCTGCAGCAATATGCTGATTTGCACCCTGGGCAACCATATCGCCACCCGGGCGCCGGCCCGCAAACCCGGCCTGCTGGACCTGGATCTGATCAATGAATACATTCAGCTCAACCTGCAGCGCAAGATCAGCGTGGCACACCTGGCCGCTGTCGCCTGTCTGAGCAGCAGCCAGTTCCACGAGCTGTTCAAGCGCCAGGCCGGCATGACACCGCACCAGTTTTTGCTTATAAAACGCCTGACGGCGGCCCGCACTTTGCTGGAACAGGGCTACTCTGTATCCCATGCAACCGAGCAATGCGGCTTTGCCAATCAGAGTGCCTTCACCCATGCCTTTCGGCGCCATTTTGGCGAAACACCTGCGCGTTACCGTCAGCAAACCGCCTTCCAAACGCCCTGA
- the putP gene encoding sodium/proline symporter PutP, which translates to MIENNAAIIGTFIVYLIMMLGIGLYAYRRTASSSDYFLGGRSLGPWPAALSAGASDMSGWLLLGLPGYAFAAGMEAVWLGGGLLLGTYLNWLLVAKRLRTYSFEADDALTLPEFFSNRFEDKSKMIQVISAFFILLFFLFYTSSGLVAGGKLFETVFGLDYSIAVIVGTVAVVSYTLFGGYLAVCWTDLVQGLLMAAALLIVPVVAMQTEGGITELFSALEAKNPELLTIWNDASGEPLTWIAIVSLAAWGLGYFGQPHILARFAGIRDNAAVPTARRIAVIWSGLAMAGAFLVGLTGIVYVDASMGGSLGDGETIFMVLVNAMFSPVIAGILLAAILAAIMSTADSQLLVSSSALAEDFYRNLFRKDASQKEIVMVGRLAVIALSIVALALAMNPDSTVLGLVSYAWAGFGAAFGPTLILALYWKRMNRGGALAGILVGGITVVVWKQLSGGIYDLYEIVPGILFATLAIIIATLATSAPPASVQARFDAYSSKL; encoded by the coding sequence ATGATTGAAAACAATGCCGCTATTATCGGCACCTTTATCGTTTACCTGATAATGATGCTAGGCATCGGGCTCTACGCCTACCGGCGCACAGCCAGCTCATCGGATTACTTCCTCGGTGGGCGCTCGCTGGGCCCCTGGCCTGCGGCGCTTTCGGCCGGCGCCTCCGACATGAGCGGCTGGCTGCTGCTGGGCCTGCCCGGCTATGCCTTTGCCGCCGGCATGGAAGCCGTATGGCTCGGCGGTGGCCTGCTGCTGGGAACCTATTTGAACTGGCTGCTGGTGGCCAAGCGCCTGCGCACCTACAGCTTCGAGGCAGACGATGCCCTGACGCTGCCGGAGTTTTTCTCCAACCGGTTTGAAGACAAGAGCAAGATGATCCAGGTGATTTCAGCCTTCTTCATTCTGCTGTTTTTCCTCTTTTACACCAGCTCCGGCCTAGTCGCCGGCGGCAAGCTGTTCGAAACCGTGTTCGGGCTGGATTACAGCATCGCGGTCATTGTTGGCACGGTTGCGGTCGTCTCCTATACCCTGTTCGGCGGCTACCTGGCCGTTTGCTGGACCGACCTGGTGCAGGGTCTGCTGATGGCTGCGGCCCTGCTGATCGTGCCGGTTGTCGCCATGCAGACCGAAGGTGGCATCACCGAGCTTTTCTCGGCACTGGAAGCCAAGAACCCCGAGCTGCTGACCATCTGGAACGACGCCAGCGGCGAACCTCTCACCTGGATTGCCATTGTTTCCCTGGCGGCCTGGGGACTGGGCTATTTCGGCCAGCCCCATATTCTGGCGCGCTTTGCCGGTATTCGCGACAACGCCGCTGTACCTACGGCACGGCGCATCGCCGTGATCTGGTCGGGCCTGGCCATGGCCGGTGCCTTCCTGGTCGGCCTGACCGGCATCGTCTACGTGGATGCCAGCATGGGCGGCAGCCTGGGTGATGGCGAAACCATCTTTATGGTGCTGGTCAATGCCATGTTTAGCCCCGTTATTGCAGGCATTCTGCTGGCGGCTATCCTGGCGGCCATCATGAGTACCGCAGATTCCCAGCTGCTGGTGTCGTCCTCCGCCCTGGCAGAAGACTTCTATCGCAATCTGTTCCGCAAAGATGCCAGCCAGAAAGAGATCGTGATGGTCGGCCGCCTGGCCGTTATCGCCCTGTCGATCGTCGCCCTGGCACTGGCGATGAACCCGGACAGCACGGTGCTGGGCCTAGTGTCCTACGCCTGGGCAGGCTTCGGTGCCGCCTTTGGTCCGACTCTGATCCTGGCGCTGTACTGGAAACGCATGAACCGCGGCGGCGCTCTGGCCGGCATCCTGGTCGGCGGCATCACAGTAGTGGTCTGGAAACAGCTGTCCGGCGGCATCTATGATCTGTATGAAATCGTCCCGGGCATCCTGTTCGCGACCCTGGCAATCATCATTGCAACTCTGGCGACCAGTGCACCACCGGCATCGGTCCAGGCCCGTTTCGACGCTTACAGCAGCAAGCTGTAA
- the putA gene encoding bifunctional proline dehydrogenase/L-glutamate gamma-semialdehyde dehydrogenase PutA: MFKAIDVLNPDFITRPSAELWTEISPLYAIDETRWLQELLPLAQPSDAELERTTRGATDLIEQVRADDAAIHMIDALLLEYSLDTREGILLMCLAEALMRIPDADTADALIRDKLSVADWKKHLKNSDSLFVNASTWGLLLTGKVVTMDEKDDGTPANVINRLVNRFSEPVIRKAMYQAMKVMGHQFVLGRNIGEALKRGRKSRDLGYTYSFDMLGEAALTDRDADKYFADYVRAVEAVGRDTYGDGKTARPTISIKLSALHPRYEVGQQTRVMDELYQRVLQLIDKARALDVGITIDAEEADRLELSLTLFEKLYRDPACAGWGNFGLVVQAYSKRALAVLTWLASLAGEQGDRIPLRLVKGAYWDSEIKLCQQRGIDGYPVYTRKEATDTAYLACARFLLSAPVRGKIYPQFASHNAHTVAAILAMSEHDDFEFQRLHGMGDALYNRVLKNHSVSVRIYAPVGSHKDLLPYLVRRLLENGANSSFVHRLVDARHPIADLIHHPVETLTNRASLANPHIPLPRDLYGDERRNSFSPNIEIDSQWAPFKQAVDGFMQQQWNGGPIIGGSQRKTEQVHPVLAPQNHNIRVGEMHWASAQDVSEALDLLSDGFVSWNATSVNTRAACLERLADLLEDNLAELVALCHLEAGKTIQDSIDEVREAVDFCRYYAVQARRGLGQPLLGTAFTGKDRQYRLDGRGVFVCISPWNFPLAIFLGQVSAALVAGNSVIAKPAEQTSLIACRTVELALQAGIPANAIALLPGDGASVGAPLTRDPRIAGVAFTGSTETAQLINRSLAQRDAEIVPLIAETGGQNAMIIDSTSLPEQVVRDVVHSAFASAGQRCSALRVLYVQEDVADRIIEMLRGAMSQQVVGDPSLHSTDIGPVIDLKAQQGLLAHIEKLKASAQLIGQTPLPQSASQGTFVAPTAFLISDIAVLEREQFGPILHVVRYKASELDKVIDAINATGYGLTLGVHSRNEETTRHIARRTRVGNIYINRDQIGAVVGVQPFGGQGLSGTGPKAGGPRYLPRFTREIAL, from the coding sequence ATGTTCAAGGCCATTGATGTTCTAAACCCGGACTTCATCACCCGCCCGTCCGCCGAACTCTGGACGGAAATATCGCCACTCTATGCGATCGATGAAACCCGTTGGCTGCAGGAACTGCTGCCGCTGGCCCAGCCCAGCGATGCAGAGCTGGAACGTACTACCCGGGGCGCGACCGACCTGATCGAACAGGTGCGGGCCGACGACGCCGCCATTCACATGATCGACGCCCTGCTGCTGGAATACAGCCTGGATACCCGTGAGGGCATTCTGCTGATGTGTCTGGCCGAGGCGCTGATGCGCATCCCCGATGCCGACACCGCCGATGCCCTGATCCGCGACAAGCTCAGCGTTGCCGACTGGAAAAAGCACCTCAAGAACTCCGATTCCCTGTTCGTCAACGCCTCCACCTGGGGCCTGTTGCTGACCGGCAAGGTCGTGACCATGGACGAAAAGGACGATGGCACACCGGCCAACGTTATCAACCGTCTGGTCAACCGCTTCTCCGAGCCCGTCATCCGCAAGGCCATGTACCAGGCCATGAAGGTCATGGGTCACCAGTTTGTACTGGGGCGCAATATCGGCGAGGCGCTCAAGCGCGGCCGCAAGTCCCGCGACCTGGGCTACACCTACTCCTTTGACATGCTGGGCGAAGCGGCCCTTACCGACAGGGATGCCGACAAGTACTTCGCCGACTATGTCCGTGCCGTTGAGGCCGTGGGCCGCGATACCTATGGCGACGGCAAGACCGCCAGACCCACCATTTCGATCAAGCTTTCGGCGCTGCACCCGCGTTACGAAGTCGGCCAGCAGACCCGCGTCATGGATGAACTCTACCAGCGCGTACTGCAGCTGATCGACAAGGCGCGCGCACTCGATGTCGGCATTACCATCGATGCCGAAGAGGCGGACCGGCTGGAATTGTCCCTCACGCTGTTTGAAAAACTCTACCGCGACCCCGCCTGCGCCGGTTGGGGCAACTTCGGCCTGGTGGTACAGGCCTATTCCAAACGCGCCCTTGCGGTACTGACCTGGCTGGCGAGTCTGGCTGGCGAACAGGGCGACCGCATCCCGCTACGTCTGGTGAAGGGCGCCTACTGGGACTCGGAAATCAAACTGTGTCAGCAGCGCGGCATCGACGGCTACCCGGTGTATACCCGCAAGGAAGCCACAGATACCGCCTATCTGGCCTGCGCCCGCTTTCTGCTGAGCGCGCCTGTGCGCGGCAAGATCTACCCCCAGTTTGCCAGCCATAATGCCCATACAGTGGCGGCCATCCTGGCCATGTCAGAGCACGACGACTTCGAGTTCCAGCGTCTGCACGGCATGGGTGATGCCCTGTACAACCGGGTGCTGAAAAACCATTCCGTCAGCGTGCGTATCTATGCACCGGTGGGCAGCCACAAGGACCTGCTGCCGTACCTGGTACGCCGGCTGCTGGAGAACGGGGCCAACAGCTCCTTCGTGCACCGCCTGGTCGATGCCCGGCATCCGATTGCCGACCTTATCCACCACCCGGTGGAAACCCTGACCAACCGCGCCTCCCTCGCCAACCCGCATATTCCGCTGCCGCGGGATCTGTACGGTGACGAACGTCGCAACTCGTTCAGCCCCAACATCGAAATCGACAGCCAGTGGGCGCCCTTCAAACAGGCGGTCGATGGCTTTATGCAGCAGCAGTGGAACGGCGGCCCCATCATTGGTGGCAGCCAGCGCAAGACCGAGCAGGTACACCCGGTACTGGCACCGCAGAACCACAACATCCGTGTCGGCGAGATGCACTGGGCCAGCGCCCAGGACGTCAGCGAAGCCCTGGACCTGCTGAGTGACGGTTTTGTCAGCTGGAATGCCACCTCGGTCAATACCCGTGCCGCCTGTCTGGAGCGTCTGGCTGACCTGCTGGAAGACAACCTGGCTGAACTGGTCGCACTCTGTCACCTGGAAGCGGGCAAGACCATTCAGGACAGCATCGACGAAGTCCGTGAAGCCGTGGATTTTTGCCGCTACTACGCCGTTCAGGCCCGTCGCGGCCTGGGACAGCCATTACTGGGCACCGCCTTCACCGGCAAGGACCGTCAGTACCGCCTCGATGGCCGCGGTGTGTTCGTCTGCATCAGCCCGTGGAACTTCCCGCTGGCCATCTTCCTCGGCCAGGTCAGCGCCGCCCTGGTAGCCGGTAACAGCGTTATCGCCAAGCCCGCCGAACAGACCAGCCTGATTGCCTGCCGTACCGTTGAACTGGCCCTGCAGGCCGGTATTCCGGCCAATGCCATCGCCCTGCTGCCGGGTGACGGCGCCAGCGTTGGTGCCCCCCTGACCCGCGACCCGCGCATTGCCGGCGTGGCCTTCACCGGCTCCACCGAAACGGCGCAGCTGATCAACCGTTCGCTGGCCCAGCGCGATGCCGAAATCGTACCCCTGATCGCCGAAACCGGTGGTCAGAATGCCATGATCATCGACTCCACTTCCCTGCCCGAACAGGTGGTGCGCGATGTGGTGCATTCCGCCTTCGCCTCCGCCGGACAGCGCTGCTCCGCTCTGCGCGTGCTGTACGTGCAGGAAGATGTGGCTGATCGCATCATCGAGATGCTGCGCGGCGCCATGTCACAGCAGGTTGTGGGTGACCCCAGCCTGCACAGCACCGACATAGGCCCCGTGATCGATCTCAAGGCACAGCAGGGTCTGCTGGCTCACATCGAGAAACTCAAGGCCAGTGCCCAGCTGATTGGCCAGACGCCACTGCCGCAAAGCGCCAGCCAGGGAACCTTTGTGGCCCCGACCGCCTTCCTGATCAGCGATATCGCTGTACTTGAACGCGAGCAGTTCGGCCCCATCCTGCACGTGGTGCGCTACAAGGCATCCGAGCTCGATAAGGTGATCGATGCCATCAACGCCACCGGCTATGGCCTGACTCTGGGCGTACACAGCCGCAACGAAGAAACCACCCGACACATTGCCCGCCGCACCCGCGTCGGCAACATCTACATTAATCGCGACCAGATTGGCGCAGTTGTGGGTGTACAGCCCTTCGGCGGCCAGGGTCTTTCAGGCACCGGCCCCAAGGCCGGCGGTCCACGCTACCTGCCGCGTTTTACGCGCGAAATTGCGCTCTGA
- the can gene encoding carbonate dehydratase, whose translation MKQLKKLFEQNRAWSERISRQNPDFFPTLAKQQAPEYLWIGCSDSRVPANEIIGLLPGDVFVHRNVSNLVIHTDMNCLSVLQYAVRVLKVKHVMVVGHYGCGGVKASLEPSQLGLIDNWLRHVRDVYFKYRDILEQWNGDEKFKLDRLCELNVIEQAYNVCNTTMVQEAWSNGQELCIHAWVYGLDSGVLQDLNFCVSSPEEIDALQQQAVEAIAAKKIP comes from the coding sequence ATGAAGCAATTAAAGAAGCTGTTTGAGCAGAACCGTGCCTGGTCGGAGCGTATTTCCAGGCAGAACCCGGATTTTTTCCCCACCCTGGCCAAGCAGCAGGCGCCGGAGTACCTGTGGATCGGCTGTTCCGACAGTCGGGTGCCGGCCAACGAAATCATCGGGCTGTTGCCGGGCGATGTCTTTGTACATCGCAACGTGTCCAACCTGGTGATACACACCGACATGAACTGCCTGTCCGTGCTGCAGTACGCGGTGCGGGTGCTGAAGGTGAAGCATGTGATGGTGGTGGGGCATTACGGTTGTGGCGGCGTCAAGGCGTCGCTGGAACCGTCCCAGCTGGGCCTGATCGATAACTGGTTGCGCCATGTGCGCGATGTGTACTTCAAGTACCGCGATATTCTCGAGCAGTGGAATGGTGACGAGAAGTTCAAGCTCGACCGTCTGTGCGAGCTGAACGTCATCGAGCAGGCGTATAACGTCTGCAACACCACCATGGTGCAGGAGGCCTGGAGCAACGGCCAGGAACTGTGTATTCACGCCTGGGTTTATGGTCTGGACAGCGGTGTGCTGCAGGATCTCAATTTCTGTGTCAGCAGTCCCGAAGAAATCGATGCGCTGCAGCAGCAGGCGGTGGAGGCTATCGCTGCCAAGAAAATCCCCTGA
- a CDS encoding FAD-dependent oxidoreductase: MSNRLSNDFQFLDVSREGPGKINAEVRKHEFAEIYDPFKPEDVADQSHRCLDCGNPYCSWKCPVHNHIPNWLKLISEGNILEAAELSHQTNSLPEVCGRVCPQDRLCEGACTLNDGFGAVTIGSVEKYITDTAFAMGWKPDMSKVVRTDKKVAIIGAGPAGLGCADILVRNGVTPVVFDRHPEIGGLLTFGIPEFKLEKDVMKRRRRMFTEMGIEFRLNTNVGTDITMAQLIEEYDAVFLGMGTYTYMKGGFPGEDLEGVFDALPFLISNVNHCLGFEKDPAEYIDMAGKRVVVLGGGDTAMDCNRTSIRQGAQSVICAYRRDEANMPGSRREVENAKEEGVEFLFNRQPVEIVGEAGRVVGVKLVTTRMGEPDQNGRRRAEVVPGSEEVLEVDAVQVAFGFRPSPAPWLADFDIALHEDGRVQADQKPKIEGRFPFQTTNAKVFAGGDMVRGSDLVVTAIAEGRDAAEGILDYLDV; encoded by the coding sequence ATGTCTAACCGTCTGAGTAACGATTTCCAGTTTCTCGATGTGTCCCGTGAAGGGCCGGGCAAAATCAATGCCGAGGTCCGCAAACACGAGTTTGCCGAGATTTACGATCCGTTCAAGCCGGAGGATGTGGCTGATCAGTCCCATCGCTGCCTGGACTGTGGCAACCCCTATTGCTCCTGGAAGTGTCCGGTGCACAATCACATTCCGAACTGGCTCAAGCTGATTTCGGAAGGCAACATTCTGGAAGCGGCCGAGCTGAGTCACCAGACCAACTCGCTGCCCGAAGTCTGTGGTCGTGTCTGCCCGCAGGACCGTCTGTGTGAAGGCGCCTGTACCCTGAATGATGGCTTTGGTGCCGTGACCATAGGTTCGGTGGAGAAATACATCACCGATACCGCTTTCGCCATGGGCTGGAAGCCGGATATGTCCAAGGTGGTGCGTACCGACAAGAAGGTCGCCATCATAGGTGCGGGCCCGGCGGGTCTGGGCTGTGCCGATATCCTGGTGCGCAACGGTGTCACCCCGGTGGTATTCGATCGCCATCCCGAGATCGGCGGTCTGCTGACGTTCGGCATTCCCGAGTTCAAGCTCGAGAAGGATGTCATGAAGCGTCGTCGCCGCATGTTCACCGAGATGGGTATTGAATTCCGTCTGAACACCAACGTCGGTACCGATATCACCATGGCGCAGCTGATCGAGGAATACGATGCCGTCTTCCTCGGTATGGGCACTTACACCTACATGAAGGGTGGTTTCCCGGGTGAAGACCTGGAAGGTGTTTTCGATGCCTTGCCCTTCCTGATTTCCAACGTCAATCATTGCCTGGGATTCGAAAAGGATCCGGCGGAGTATATCGACATGGCGGGCAAGCGGGTTGTGGTACTCGGCGGTGGTGACACCGCGATGGACTGTAACCGTACCTCGATTCGTCAGGGCGCCCAGAGCGTGATCTGCGCTTATCGTCGTGATGAGGCCAACATGCCGGGTTCGCGCCGTGAAGTCGAGAATGCCAAGGAAGAGGGTGTCGAGTTCCTGTTCAACCGTCAGCCGGTTGAGATCGTCGGCGAAGCGGGTCGTGTTGTCGGCGTAAAGCTGGTGACAACTCGTATGGGTGAGCCGGATCAGAACGGTCGTCGTCGCGCCGAAGTTGTACCGGGTTCTGAGGAAGTGCTCGAAGTCGATGCGGTGCAGGTTGCCTTTGGCTTCCGCCCGAGTCCTGCCCCCTGGTTGGCAGACTTCGATATTGCGCTGCATGAAGACGGCCGAGTTCAGGCGGATCAGAAGCCCAAGATAGAGGGTCGTTTCCCGTTCCAGACTACTAACGCCAAGGTGTTCGCCGGTGGTGACATGGTGCGTGGTTCGGATCTGGTCGTAACGGCCATCGCTGAAGGCCGCGATGCGGCTGAAGGCATCCTGGATTACCTCGACGTCTGA
- a CDS encoding O-acetylhomoserine aminocarboxypropyltransferase/cysteine synthase family protein — protein MKLETIAVHGGYEPDPTTRAVAVPIYQTAAYAFDNAQHGADLFDLKVPGNIYTRIMNPTNDVLEKRAAELEGGVAALAVASGMAAITYSIQTLAETGDNIISTSELYGGTYNLFAHTLPRQGIKVNFVNKDDFSGIERLIDDRTRALFCESIGNPSGSIADIEKLAEVAHRHGIPLIVDNTVASPLLWRPIEQGADIVVQSATKYIGGHGNSIGGLVIDSGNFPWADHKDRFPLLNEADPSYHGVVYTEAFGPAAFIGRCRVVPLRNMGAALSPMNAFLLLQGIETLALRMERICDNTLQIARFLEGHKAVQWVSYAALESHKDHALARKYMNGKASGILSFGLHGGREGTRHFYDALNLFIRLVNIGDCRSLASIPAETTHRQLNDEELKSAGVKPETVRLSIGIEHIDDLLADLQQALAKA, from the coding sequence ATGAAACTGGAAACAATCGCAGTACACGGCGGCTATGAGCCGGACCCAACGACCCGCGCCGTCGCGGTACCCATTTACCAGACCGCCGCCTACGCGTTCGACAATGCCCAGCATGGCGCCGATCTGTTCGACCTCAAGGTGCCCGGCAATATCTACACCCGCATCATGAACCCGACCAACGACGTGCTGGAAAAGCGTGCCGCCGAACTTGAAGGCGGCGTTGCAGCCCTGGCGGTCGCATCCGGCATGGCGGCAATTACCTACAGCATCCAGACCCTGGCGGAAACCGGCGACAACATCATCTCCACCAGCGAGCTCTACGGCGGCACCTACAACCTCTTTGCCCACACCCTGCCGCGCCAGGGCATCAAGGTCAATTTCGTCAACAAGGACGATTTTTCCGGCATCGAACGCCTGATTGACGATCGCACCCGCGCCCTGTTCTGCGAGAGTATCGGCAACCCGTCCGGCAGCATCGCCGATATCGAAAAGCTGGCCGAAGTGGCGCACCGCCATGGCATCCCGCTGATCGTGGACAACACCGTAGCCAGCCCGCTGTTGTGGCGCCCCATCGAACAGGGCGCCGATATAGTGGTGCAGTCCGCCACCAAATACATCGGCGGTCACGGCAACTCCATTGGCGGCCTGGTGATCGACAGCGGCAACTTCCCCTGGGCCGATCACAAGGATAGATTTCCGCTGCTCAACGAAGCGGACCCGTCCTACCACGGCGTGGTCTACACCGAGGCCTTTGGCCCGGCGGCCTTTATCGGCCGTTGCCGCGTGGTGCCGCTGCGCAACATGGGCGCAGCCCTGTCGCCGATGAACGCCTTCCTGCTGCTGCAGGGCATTGAAACCCTGGCGCTGCGCATGGAGCGCATCTGTGACAACACGCTGCAGATCGCCCGCTTCCTGGAGGGCCACAAGGCGGTGCAGTGGGTGAGTTACGCCGCCCTTGAAAGCCACAAGGATCACGCCCTGGCGCGCAAGTACATGAACGGCAAGGCATCCGGCATTCTCAGTTTTGGCCTGCACGGCGGCCGCGAGGGTACCCGCCATTTCTACGATGCGCTGAATCTTTTCATCCGACTGGTAAATATTGGCGATTGCCGCTCACTGGCGTCAATCCCGGCGGAAACCACCCACCGCCAGCTCAACGATGAAGAGCTGAAGTCTGCCGGCGTGAAACCGGAAACCGTGCGCCTGTCGATCGGCATCGAGCACATTGATGACCTGCTGGCCGACCTGCAACAGGCGCTGGCCAAGGCCTGA